A genome region from Etheostoma cragini isolate CJK2018 chromosome 4, CSU_Ecrag_1.0, whole genome shotgun sequence includes the following:
- the wnk2 gene encoding serine/threonine-protein kinase WNK2 isoform X13 encodes MDSADHSSKDPPLGSTFSSAPNLDSDINANSRRPIYQNGTDHNVNIQNEALRGASDPSAYPYTDYRALVRQRFIRRSLWVSDSEEHQPVDTPVESANITPVPHIDLRTLVDRTRILHGTCVGLPDTSSTESQVVLKDSATESVSVGQEKGDKSQSESKVEAALSDVTGKAGSDENEEEPGTKAVSTSPGGRFLKFDIELGRGSFKTVYKGLDTDTWVEVAWCELQERKLSKAERQRFKEEAEMLKALQHPNIVRFYDFWESPVKGKKCIVLVTELMTSGTLKTYLKRFKVMKPKVLRSWCRQILKGLHFLHTRTPPIIHRDLKCDNIFITGPTGSVKIGDLGLATLKRASFAKSVIGTPEFMAPEMYEEHYDESVDVYAFGMCMLEMATSEYPYSECQNAAQIYRKVTSGVKPASYSKVSDPEIKEIIGECICHRWEERYSIKDLLNHAFFAEDTGVRVELNEEDDGKKSSIALKLWVEDTKKLKGKYKDTGAIEFSFDLVNEVPEVVAQEMVESGFFLDCDVKIVGKSIRDRVALIKWKRDRKVSSENGEAAVKKPQQNLLQVPGTVVPQAPTFATTDCEDQEVEQQTLICTVPASTSAPSDSGASSAIQLDDPSNQQNGAYQSLSEPISTAQVIYSPPAQVDPQLHQGPYQQPTAQASHENYSQTSTQLNQGAYQQTTGQLRPGAYHQPAAQLHQGSYLCQTEQMITPQDNLGDVQLLAHPVLPAVQTPLWGSGVDAETSAVGQDLNVAPTVQAPASISATAQFENQAPAQYQTPLSVSAQAGVMPQTPASTFVNAPTSVPIQVSTAVHTTASAPVQTPVSASGLTFESPKGSSTSSDTSVPGLGSALIPVMLPATTPVTAPVLQPAGIQTVVSVSEGASLATTQQNFESTSASSTLQQEPCVEDVLQDKPAFLLNYAYDSLNSDVASGKETSDGYDSLASGGKGDGKPRKHHRKSARTRSRQERTSKPKLSMLNVCNTGDKMVECQLETHNHKMVTFKFDLDGDAPEEITTYMVENGFILLLEKEIFIDQLKDIVDKAEDMLNEDIEGERASALSCSPEHGQIYEGLVGESQQPGAPQPVYQQNVLHTGKRWFIICPVEETPTSSQETPSDGTATHSPGSSATTQPPDSGTARPSASREQGSSSTMSGGSGGFTYDLYGFCSPPITSNTDPFLLASLSPPVSAPPTLQSVTSLEPVDSSVQPSVPHAQPARAQTLPPSSPHTSFPVDESQGSPLRSISPTHAAQQIPDMTFPVSMADEVPCCPLVMPLSLDVSGLQGGSPLTPLPLQEQVPAIEPLSVSYASAARSERPQQPVVLHQPFSSVGGTKVSSLPQSPALSQPATGPAESDSEGRLGRGGFVDSTIKTLDEKLRNLLYQEYAPMYPSGSAAETPGYGTEYIQSPPGPDSATGGSGNSTPGPMGEGRYRAGEQLPQIPERMDSLSTLSDSAVCASLSRKHVPHSASCSGTRGRFKIISVPPEVANRRDVKQRSWSSAASPAHPGGYSEDHVQVEAMTASTTIGRFSVVSTEDDITQRIRCSRYSAPPDFYLDTPPSMAKRGSLPRALTSNSVAVDVTVHARFLSSDSGAESSPAKLAPATPSQHTRSERRGSDLMKRAVAFLRRSGRSSSVQSSDSPSRHGGVHGSAYASSDNDSEMEDSDMKRELQRLREKHLREISELQAHQRGEVELLYRRLGKAPPTGLGLSHVAPHAGRRKRSSKHRLKPGKLLSPLVQQFRNVTTKTSDSSRSSAATGTSEPTASLNGSPAKGSVPSHSRARSCTSHLPSSTSEPVQTQQPCSLKGSLSSDNIYAGLHRDGTGTQVPPGQGWSNYPQTSERVTNKSSSKPRARFLSGPVSLSIWSTLKRLCLGKERGHRSGAGPGAFNHSQQPSSGVTPPSHQPVVGLAQAQANNSNNKTSSYTGSSMSANEKNLPEDFQRLMEDWAQEVLIVTHRPRTNSLSISGQQLSNQVVPRTHRQLTSASDVSWTAQGPEACSLPLSWPDSPGSRMMTNPSTGPHLSYPSPFRGLSSPLSVSHWPGLLFPLPSGVFAFPAVPSAQDAPSPVPVPSCQLPDPKARTL; translated from the exons ATGGATTCGGCGGATCATTCAAGCAAAGATCCGCCACTGGGATCCACATTTTCCTCAGCACCCAATTTAGACTCGGACATTAATGCAAATTCCCGTAGGCCTATTTATCAGAACGGGACAGACCACAATGTCAACATCCAAAATGAAGCCCTGCGTGGAGCAAGTGACCCCAGCGCATACCCGTACACAGACTACCGGGCGCTGGTCCGCCAGAGGTTCATTCGACGGAGTTTGTGGGTGTCAGACAGCGAGGAGCATCAGCCGGTTGACACGCCGGTGGAGTCTGCCAACATCACCCCGGTGCCCCACATTGACCTGCGGACACTCGTTGATCGGACCCGGATTCTGCACGGAACATGTGTGGGCCTCCCGGACACTTCAAGCACGGAGAGCCAGGTGGTGTTGAAGGACAGCGCCACGGAGAGCGTGAGCGTCGGCCAGGAGAAGGGAGACAAGAGCCAATCCGAGTCAAAGGTAGAGGCTGCGCTCTCGGATGTCACAGGTAAAGCAGGAAGTGATGAGAACGAAGAGGAGCCCGGGACGAAGGCTGTGTCCACTTCACCTGGGGGTCGCTTCCTCAAGTTTGACATTGAGCTGGGGAGGGGGTCCTTCAAGACCGTCTATAAAGGTCTGGACACCGACACCTGGGTCGAAGTGGCATGGTGTGAACTCCAG GAACGGAAACTGTCCAAAGCTGAGAGACAGAGGTTCAAAGAGGAGGCAGAGATGTTGAAGGCTCTCCAACATCCCAACATTGTGCGGTTTTATGACTTCTGGGAATCACCCGTGAAAGGGAAGAAGTGTATCGTTCTGGTGACAGAGCTAATGACCTCAGGGACACTAAAAAC GTATTTGAAGCGTTTTAAGGTGATGAAGCCTAAAGTTCTTCGTAGCTGGTGCAGGCAAATTCTCAAAGGCCTCCACTTCCTCCACACAAGGACTCCTCCAATCATCCACAGAGATCTCAAGTGTGACAACATCTTCATCACTGGTCCCACAGGCTCTGTCAAAATAGGAGACCTGGGCCTGGCAACACTAAAGAGGGCCTCCTTTGCTAAAAGTGTTATCG GCACTCCAGAGTTCATGGCCCCAGAGATGTATGAGGAGCACTATGATGAGTCTGTGGATGTCTACGCCTTTGGAATGTGTATGCTGGAGATGGCCACCTCAGAATATCCCTACTCTGAATGTCAAAATGCTGCTCAGATCTACCGCAAAGTCACCAGT GGGGTGAAACCTGCCAGCTACAGCAAAGTCAGTGACCCAGAAATTAAGGAAATAATTGGGGAATGTATCTGCCACAGATGGGAAGAAAG GTACTCCATCAAGGACCTCCTGAATCATGCCTTCTTTGCTGAGGATACAGGTGTGAGGGTGGAGCTCAATGAAGAAGATGACGGGAAGAAATCATCCATTGCTCTGAAGCTGTGGGTTGAGGATACTAAAAAGCTAAAGGGGAAGTACAAGGACACTGGTGCCATTGAATTTTCCTTTGACTTGGTGAATGAGGTACCAGAGGTTGTTGCACAGGAAATg GTGGAATCAGGTTTTTTCCTGGACTGTGATGTGAAGATAGTCGGGAAGTCCATCCGGGACCGCGTGGCTCTCATTAAATGGAAGAGGGATCGAAAGGTCTCGTCAGAAAATGGCGAGGCAGCTGTGAAGAAACCACAGCAGAACCTATTGCAGGTGCCCGGTACTGTTGTACCACAGGCACCAACATTTGCTACGACAGATTGTGAGGACCAAGAGGTGGAGCAGCAGACCCTGATCTGCACTGTGCCAGCCTCCACGTCTGCCCCAT CTGACAGCGGAGCGAGCTCTGCCATTCAATTAGATGATCCAAGCAATCAGCAAAATGGCGCCTACCAGTCGCTTTCAGAGCCCATTTCCACAGCTCAAGTGATCTACAGTCCTCCTGCCCAGGTTGACCCTCAGCTGCACCAGGGGCCCTACCAGCAACCCACAGCACAGGCCTCTCATGAAAACTACTCACAAACATCCACCCAATTAAATCAGGGAGCCTACCAGCAAACCACAGGTCAGCTGCGTCCTGGGGCCTATCATCAACCTGCAGCACAACTGCACCAGGGGTCTTATCTGTGTCAAACA gaacaGATGATTACACCACAGGATAATTTGGGAGATGTTCAACTTTTGGCTCACCCTGTATTGCCTGCTGTTCAGACTCCTCTCTGGGGAAGCGGAGTAGATGCAGAAACTTCTGCAGTTGGCCAAGACTTAAATGTAGCTCCTACAGTTCAAGCCCCAGCCTCAATCTCAGCTACAGCCCAATTTGAAAATCAAGCCCCAGCACAATACCAAACACCACTTTCAGTATCAGCTCAAGCTGGAGTCATGCCTCAAACTCCAGCTTCAACATTTGTTAATGCCCCAACTTCAGTCCCAATACAAGTTTCAACAGCAGTGCACACCACAGCCTCTGCCCCAGTTCAAACACCAGTCTCTGCATCTGGTCTCACTTTTGAATCACCAAAAGGCTCATCTACAAGCTCAGACACATCTGTCCCAGGTTTAGGCTCTGCTCTCATCCCTGTCATGCTGCCAGCTACAACTCCTGTCACAGCTCCAGTTCTGCAGCCTGCTGGCATCCAGACAGTAGTCTCTGTATCTGAGGGTGCCAGCCTGGCCACAACTCAGCAAAACTTTGAGTCGACATCTGCATCTAGCACCCTTCAACAAGAGCCCTGTGTAGAG GATGTGCTTCAGGACAAACCCGCATTCCTACTTAATTATGCCTATGACAG TCTCAACTCTGATGTGGCATCTGGTAAGGAAACAAGTGACGGGTATGACAGCTTGGCCAGTGGAGGGAAGGGGGACGGAAAACCTAGGAAACACCACCGAAAGTCTGCTCGCACTCGATCCCGGCAAGAAAGGACAAGCAAACCCAAACTGAGCATGCTCAAT GTTTGCAACACTGGTGATAAAATGGTCGAATGCCAGCTAGAGACTCACAATCACAAAATGGTGACATTTAAATTTGATCTGGATGGAGATGCTCCAGAGGAAATAACCACGTACATG GTAGAGAATGGGTTTATCCTACTGTTAGAGAAGGAGATCTTTATTGACCAGCTAAAGGACATTGTGGATAAAGCTGAAGACATGCTGAATGAAGACATAGAGGGTGAAAGGGCCTCCGCCTTGAGTTGTAGTCCTGAACATGGCCAGATTTATGAGGGCCTGGTAGGAGAG AGTCAGCAGCCTGGGGCACCTCAGCCTGTCTATCAGCAAAATG TTCTTCATACAGGAAAGAGATGGTTCATAATCTGCCCCGTAGAGGAGACGCCCACATCCAGCCAGGAGACCCCATCTGATGGTACAGCTACACATTCTCCGGGGAGTTCAGCCACTACCCAGCCTCCTGACAGTGGCACTGCAAGGCCTTCTGCATCCAGAG AACAAGGGTCATCCTCCACAATGTCTGGTGGAAGTGGAGGCTTCACATATGATCTGTATGGATTCTGTAGCCCTCCAATAACTTCAAACACAGACCCTTTCCTCTTAGCTAGTCTGTCTCCCCCTGTGTCTGCTCCACCAACCCTTCAGTCAGTGACATCACTGGAGCCTGTGGACAGCTCAGTGCAGCCTAGTGTTCCTCATGCCCAGCCAGCCCGAGCTCAAACTTTACCCCCTTCATCCCCACATACATCTTTCCCAGTGGATGAGTCACAGGGCTCTCCTTTGCGTTCCATCTCCCCGACCCATGCAGCTCAGCAGATTCCCGACATGACGTTTCCTGTTTCTATGGCTGACGAGGTGCCCTGCTGCCCTCTGGTCATGCCCCTGTCTCTGGATGTGAGCGGTTTACAGGGTGGTTCTCCTCTCACTCCTCTTCCACTCCAGGAGCAAGTTCCAGCCATAGAGCCACTCTCTGTCTCCTATGCCTCAGCAGCACGCAGCGAGCGCCCACAGCAGCCTGTGGTACTGCACCAACCTTTTTCCAGCGTGGGCGGGACCAAAGTATCCTCACTACCCCAGAGCCCAGCACTATCCCAGCCCGCCACAGGACCCGCTGAGTCAGACAGCGAAGGACGACTGGGCCGAGGGGGCTTTGTGGACAGCACCATAAAAACACTGGATGAGAAACTAAGGAACTTGCTCTACCAGGAGTATGCTCCCATGTATCCATCAGGCAGTGCTGCAGAGACACCAGGTTATGGCACTGAGTACATCCAGTCTCCTCCTGGTCCAGACAGCGCCACAGGAGGGTCAGGAAACAGCACGCCAGGGCCAATGGGAGAGGGACGCTACAGGGCAGGAGAACAGCTG CCTCAAATTCCAGAGAGGATGGATAGTTTAAGTACACTGAGTGACTCAGCCGTGTGTG CTTCCCTGTCAAGAAAACACGTCCCTCACTCTGCTTCCTGCTCTGGAACAAGAGGCCGCTTTAAG ATAATCTCTGTTCCTCCTGAAGTGGCCAACAGACGAGACGTGAAGCAGAGGAGCTGGAGCAGTGCTGCCTCACCGGCACACCCTGGAGGATATAGCGAGGACCACGTCCAGGTTGAGGCCATGACTGCCTCCACCACAATTGGTCGTTTCTCTGTAGTTAGCACTGAAGATGACATTACACAAAGGATACGTTGCAGCCGCTACTCTGCCCCGCCTGATTTCTACCTGGACACACCTCCGTCCATGGCGAAGCGGGGCTCCCTGCCTCGCGCCCTGACCTCCAACTCTGTCGCTGTGGATGTCACAGTTCATGCTCGGTTCCTCTCCTCAGACTCTGGGGCTGAGAGCAGCCCTGCAAAGCTGGCTCCTGCTACCCCGTCTCAACATACTCGCTCTGAGCGCAGAGGAAGTGACCTCATGAAGAGAGCTGTGGCTTTCCTCCGTCGTTCAGGGCGCAGCAGCAGTGTGCAGAGCTCTGACTCACCTAGTAGGCATGGAGGCGTGCATGGCTCTGCCTATGCCAGTAGCGATAATGACTCAGAGATGGAGGACTCGGACATGAAGAGGGAACTACAGAGACTCAGGGAGAA ACATCTAAGGGAGATCTCTGAGCTGCAAGCCCATCAGCGGGGGGAAGTGGAGCTGCTGTATCGCCGACTTGGCAAAGCGCCACCTACGGGTCTGGGTCTCTCACACGTTGCACCACATGCTGGCCGTAGGAAGAGGTCCAGCAAGCACAGGCTGAAGCCAGGCAAACTTCTCAGCCCTCTGGTTCAACAATTTAGGAATGTCACAACCAAGACTAGTGACTCCAGCAGATCAA gtgctgctACAGGTACAAGTGAGCCCACAGCGAGTTTAAATGGCTCTCCAGCCAAAGGGTCTGTCCCTAGTCACAGCAGGGCACGATCATGCACCAGCCACCTTCCCAGCTCAACCTCAGAGCCCGTGCAGACTCAGCAGCCCTGTTCCCTCAAGGGCTCTTTGTCTTCTGATAATATTTACGCTGGACTACACCGAGATGGCACCGGCACACAAGTTCCACCTGGACAAG GCTGGTCTAATTACCCTCAAACATCTGAGAGAGTGACCAATAAATCGAGTAGCAAGCCCCGAGCTAGATTTCTCAGTGGGCCTGTGTCTTTGTCTATCT GGTCAACACTGAAGCGACTGTGTCTTGGCAAAGAGCGTGGCCACA GGTCTGGAGCCGGACCGGGGGCTTTTAATCACTCACAGCAGCCGTCTTCCGGTGTCACACCTCCTTCTCATCAGCCAGTAGTGGGACTGGCCCAAGCTCAAGCcaataacagcaacaacaagacAAGCTCATACACTGGCTCATCCATGAGTGCCAATGAAAAGAACCTGCCTGAAGACTTCCAGCGGCTGATGGAGGACTGGGCCCAGGAGGTTCTTATCGTCACCCACAGGCCGCGCACCAACTCTCTGAGCATCAGTGGGCAGCAGCTTTCGAATCAGGTTGTGCCTCGAACACATAGACAGCTGACTAGTGCCTCAGAT GTATCATGGACAGCTCAAGGTCCAGAGGCCTGCAGTCTTCCCCTGTCTTGGCCTGATAGCCCTGGGTCAAGAATGATGACCAACCCCTCCACAGGGCCCCATCTCAGCTATCCTTCTCCATTCAGGGGCTTGTCCTCGCCTCTCTCCGTTAGCCACTGGCCTGGGTTGCTATTCCCACTTCCTTCAGGAGTCTTTGCCTTTCCTGCTGTGCCCTCAGCCCAGGACGCCCCCAGCCCTGTTCCAGTTCCATCATGTCAGCTGCCTGACCCCAAAGCCAGGACTCTCTAA